A stretch of the Rosa rugosa chromosome 5, drRosRugo1.1, whole genome shotgun sequence genome encodes the following:
- the LOC133712292 gene encoding ureidoglycolate hydrolase encodes MPLRFSLSSLIVLCSFTAILAHNNEDPAIKTMEDFSGYPIHESHSHLSSLSVDAQSLQKQIDELSSFSDTPAPSVTRVLYTEKDVLARRFIKNLMGLSGLSVREDAVGNIFGRWEGSNPELSAVATGSHIDAIPYSGKYDGVVGVLGAIEAINVLTRSGFKPKRSLEVIMFTSEEPTRFGISCLGSRLMAGSETLAEALKTTVDGQNISFLDASQSAGYTKDHNDISSVFLKKGSYSAFVELHIEQGPLLEEEGIPIGIVTAIAAPASIKVEFQGNGGHAGAVLMPNRNDAGLAAAELALAVERHVLESGSIDTVGTVGILELHPGAINSIPSKSHLEIDTRDIDEERRNTVIEKIHQSAISIARKRRVTLSEFKIVNQDPPALSEKSILDAMVASSKELNLTHKLMISRAYHDSLFMARISPMGMIFIPCYKGYSHKPEEYSSTQDISNGVKVLALTLAKLSLQ; translated from the exons ATGCCTCTCagattctctctctcatcactcATCGTGCTCTGTTCCTTCACTGCAATCTTAGCCCACAACAATGAAGACCCAGCAATCAAAACAATGGAGGACTTCTCAGGCTACCCAATTCACGAGTCACACTCTCACCTTTCTTCACTATCAGTTGACGCTCAAAGTTTACAGAAACAG aTTGATGAACTTTCGAGTTTTTCGGATACACCTGCCCCATCAGTGACCAGGGTCTTGTATACTGAGAAGGATGTGTTGGCACGTAG ATTCATCAAAAACTTGATGGGACTCTCTGGTTTGTCCGTTAGAGAGGATGCTGTTGGTAACATATTTGGTCGATG GGAAGGCTCTAATCCAGAGCTTTCTGCCGTTGCAACAGGTTCTCACATTGATGCCATTCCATACTCTGGAAAGTATGATGGAGTTGTGGGTGTTTTGGGTGCTATAGAAGCGATCAATGTACTAACAAG GTCCGGGTTCAAACCTAAACGATCACTAGAAGTTATCATGTTCACCTCAGAAGAGCCTACACGCTTTGGAATAAGCTGTCTGGGAAG CCGCTTAATGGCAGGGAGTGAGACACTTGCAGAAGCTCTCAAGACCACAGTTGATGGTCAAAATATATCCTTCCTAGATGCATCACAATCTGCTGGCTACACTAAAGATCATAATGATATCTCTAGTGTGTTCTTGAAAAAAGGAAGCTACTCTGCTTTTGTGGAATTGCATATCGAGCAGGGCCCTCTTTTGGAGGAGGAAG GTATACCAATTGGCATTGTAACTGCCATTGCAGCCCCGGCAAGCATAAAAGTGGAGTTTCAGGGAAATGGAGGCCATGCAGGTGCTGTCCTGATGCCAAATAG AAATGATGCTGGACTAGCAGCTGCAGAATTAGCTCTAGCAGTTGAGAGACATGTATTAGAATCTGGATCTATTGATACTGTTGGTACAGTTG GTATTCTGGAGCTACACCCCGGAGCCATCAACAGCATCCCAAGCAAATCACATCTGGAAATCG ACACAAGAGACATTGATGAAGAGCGAAGAAACACCGTAATTGAGAAAATCCATCAATCTGCAATTTCTATAGCCAGAAAGCGGCGAGTCACTCTATCCGAATTCAAAATCGTAAACCAGGATCCACCTGCACTTTCTGAGAAATCAATACTTGACGCAATGGTAGCTTCATCAAAAGAGCTCAACTTAACCCACAAATTGATGATTAGCCGAGCTTACCACGATTCATTGTTCATGGCCAG AATATCCCCAATGGGCATGATATTCATTCCATGTTACAAAG GTTACAGCCATAAACCTGAAGAGTATTCCTCTACTCAGGACATATCGAATGGGGTCAAGGTATTAGCCCTGACCCTTGCAAAATTGTCATTGCAGTGA